The proteins below come from a single Sphingomicrobium sediminis genomic window:
- a CDS encoding DUF448 domain-containing protein has translation MGTNEHQLAHKDAPERTCILTRRAAPKPSLVRLALGPDGDVLPDVRAKAPGRGAYIGVSRAELDAAQANGKLKGALSRAFKTGNIRLPEDLGQLVEAALTRAALDRLGLEARGGMLITGAEKVETACRKGEVRRLFHAADAGEDGVRSLAQAWRMGGSEEFGLDRGVVLPFDRTTLSVALGRSNAVHIALTDAGAAKRVDAALLRLKTFLDGDAGVNGDNSPDPTPSADDMKTKEFK, from the coding sequence ATGGGGACCAATGAGCATCAGCTAGCGCATAAGGACGCCCCCGAGCGGACCTGCATCCTGACCCGGCGAGCGGCTCCCAAGCCCTCGCTGGTCAGGCTGGCTTTGGGTCCGGACGGCGATGTCTTGCCCGATGTGCGCGCCAAGGCCCCCGGCCGCGGCGCCTATATCGGTGTGAGCCGGGCCGAGCTCGACGCGGCGCAAGCCAATGGCAAATTGAAGGGCGCGCTCTCGCGGGCCTTCAAGACCGGCAATATCCGCCTGCCCGAAGATCTCGGCCAATTGGTCGAGGCCGCGCTGACCCGCGCCGCGCTCGACCGTCTTGGTCTCGAGGCACGCGGCGGCATGCTGATCACCGGGGCCGAAAAAGTCGAGACGGCCTGCCGCAAGGGCGAAGTCCGCCGCCTCTTCCATGCCGCCGATGCCGGCGAAGACGGTGTGCGCAGCCTTGCCCAGGCCTGGCGCATGGGCGGCTCTGAAGAATTCGGATTGGACCGAGGGGTTGTTCTCCCCTTCGATCGCACCACATTGTCAGTAGCGCTCGGCCGTTCCAACGCCGTCCACATCGCGCTGACCGATGCGGGTGCCGCAAAACGGGTCGATGCCGCACTTTTGCGGCTCAAAACTTTTCTTGATGGAGATGCTGGGGTAAACGGCGACAACTCGCCGGATCCCACGCCCTCCGCCGATGACATGAAGACGAAGGAATTTAAGTGA
- the nusA gene encoding transcription termination factor NusA — MASTPPPAATANKAELLAIADAVAREKLIDKAIVIEAMEDAIQRAARARYGQENDIRAKLDGNTGDLRLWRVLEVVEEVEDQFKQIDVKGAQKLQDGAVVGDFIVDPLPPIEFGRIAAQAAKQVIFQKVRDAERERQFEEFKDRGGEVITGVVKRVEFGHVVVDLGRAEGVIRRDQQIPREMVRVGDRIRSLIMRVSRETRGPQIFLSRAHPDFMRKLFAQEVPEIYDGIIEIKAAARDPGSRAKIGVISYDSSIDPVGACVGMKGSRVQAVVQELQGEKIDIIPWSEDLATFVVNALQPATVSRVVIDEEEGRIEVVVPDDQLSLAIGRRGQNVRLASQLTDSQIDILTEADASEKRQKEFTERTEMFQNELDVDETLAQLLVAEGFTSLEEVAYVPQEELSTIEGLDEEIAEELQNRAKEALERAEDAAREKRRELGVEDDVAALPHMTEVMAVTLGEAGLKTLDDVADLATDELIQKKSSGPRRRNDSRRSDDNKGGVLGEYNLTEEQGNEMIMAARAHWFEDEDEAPAPAEAASEEDAAADGDQ; from the coding sequence ATGGCTAGCACGCCTCCTCCCGCAGCAACCGCCAACAAGGCCGAACTGCTCGCGATTGCCGACGCCGTCGCGCGCGAAAAGCTGATCGACAAGGCCATCGTCATCGAGGCGATGGAAGACGCGATCCAGCGCGCCGCGCGCGCCCGCTACGGCCAGGAAAACGACATTCGCGCCAAGCTGGACGGCAATACGGGCGATCTTCGCCTGTGGCGTGTCCTCGAAGTCGTCGAAGAGGTCGAGGACCAGTTCAAGCAGATCGACGTCAAGGGCGCGCAGAAGCTGCAGGACGGCGCCGTCGTCGGCGACTTCATCGTCGACCCGCTGCCCCCGATCGAATTCGGCCGCATTGCCGCGCAGGCTGCCAAGCAGGTCATCTTCCAGAAGGTCCGCGACGCCGAGCGCGAGCGTCAGTTTGAAGAGTTCAAGGATCGTGGCGGCGAAGTTATCACCGGCGTCGTCAAGCGCGTCGAATTCGGCCACGTCGTCGTCGACCTCGGCCGTGCCGAAGGCGTCATTCGCCGCGACCAGCAGATCCCGCGCGAAATGGTCCGCGTCGGCGACCGTATCCGTTCGCTGATCATGCGTGTCAGCCGCGAGACCCGCGGCCCGCAAATCTTCCTCAGCCGCGCCCATCCCGACTTCATGCGCAAGCTGTTCGCGCAGGAAGTGCCGGAAATCTACGACGGCATCATCGAAATCAAGGCCGCTGCCCGCGACCCGGGTTCGCGCGCCAAGATCGGCGTCATCAGCTATGACAGCTCGATCGACCCGGTCGGCGCCTGCGTTGGCATGAAGGGCAGCCGCGTCCAGGCCGTCGTGCAGGAATTGCAGGGCGAGAAGATCGACATCATCCCCTGGTCGGAAGACCTCGCGACCTTTGTCGTCAACGCGCTCCAGCCCGCGACCGTCAGCCGCGTTGTCATCGACGAGGAAGAAGGCCGCATCGAAGTCGTCGTTCCCGATGACCAGCTGAGCCTCGCCATCGGTCGTCGCGGCCAGAATGTCCGTCTCGCCAGCCAGCTGACCGACAGCCAGATCGACATCCTCACCGAGGCCGATGCCAGCGAGAAGCGCCAGAAGGAATTCACCGAGCGCACCGAGATGTTCCAGAACGAACTGGACGTCGACGAGACGCTGGCCCAGCTGCTGGTCGCCGAAGGCTTCACCAGCCTCGAGGAAGTCGCCTATGTCCCGCAAGAAGAGCTTTCGACCATCGAAGGTCTCGACGAGGAAATCGCCGAGGAACTGCAGAACCGCGCCAAGGAAGCGCTCGAGCGCGCCGAGGACGCCGCGCGCGAGAAGCGCCGCGAGCTTGGCGTCGAGGACGATGTCGCCGCGCTGCCGCACATGACCGAAGTCATGGCGGTGACGCTCGGCGAAGCCGGCCTCAAGACGCTCGACGATGTTGCCGACCTCGCCACCGACGAGCTCATCCAGAAGAAGAGCTCGGGCCCGCGTCGCCGAAACGACAGCCGCCGTTCGGACGACAATAAAGGCGGCGTGCTCGGCGAGTACAATCTGACCGAAGAGCAGGGCAACGAGATGATCATGGCTGCCCGCGCCCACTGGTTCGAAGATGAAGACGAAGCTCCGGCCCCCGCCGAAGCTGCATCCGAGGAGGACGCGGCTGCGGATGGGGACCAATGA
- the rimP gene encoding ribosome maturation protein RimP, producing the protein MADTQKISEIVEPVVEAMGFKLVRVKMMGGEDEPTLQIMAERPDTRQLTIEDCADISRALDEPLEAADPIDHAYRLEVSSPGIDRPLTRLTDYTDWQGHLARITLEEKLDGRKKFKGDLAGVNGENVLIDIDETVFELPFAAIEDAKLLFTDKLLQETQPLSTEGAEDIEEDTNG; encoded by the coding sequence TTGGCGGACACGCAAAAGATCAGCGAGATTGTCGAACCGGTCGTCGAGGCGATGGGGTTCAAGCTCGTGCGCGTGAAGATGATGGGCGGCGAGGACGAACCCACGCTGCAGATCATGGCCGAACGTCCCGACACGCGCCAGCTGACGATCGAGGATTGCGCCGACATTTCGCGCGCGCTCGACGAGCCGCTGGAGGCCGCTGACCCGATCGATCATGCCTACCGGCTGGAAGTGTCGTCGCCCGGCATCGACCGGCCGCTGACGCGCCTTACGGATTATACCGACTGGCAGGGTCATCTTGCCCGCATCACGCTCGAAGAGAAGCTCGACGGACGCAAGAAGTTCAAGGGCGACCTTGCCGGCGTGAATGGCGAGAATGTCCTGATCGACATTGACGAGACGGTCTTCGAACTGCCCTTCGCGGCCATCGAAGACGCCAAACTATTGTTCACCGACAAACTGCTCCAGGAAACGCAGCCGCTCTCCACCGAGGGCGCAGAAGATATCGAGGAAGACACCAATGGCTAG
- a CDS encoding PQQ-dependent sugar dehydrogenase codes for MRTSILAIAAASLAACSANGTTDNSMADSDPVAGDDAPTQAARQVPVSEGSKVALADAPFTVEEMGNFDEPWGAEFMPGTDLLFITSKRGPVSFINVATGERGSITDGLPEVDYGGQGGMGDIAFGPGWEEPMGQGGDLYLSWVEAGPGNSRGAVVGKGKLLCQSTDSCRLTGLEVLWRQDKTEGRGHYSHRIHFSPDGQYLFVTSGDRQEQDPAQDTSNNLGAVLRLNLDGSAAEGNPMYDAGGSTAEIWSYGHRNLLGLDFAPDGRLWEIEMGPAHGDELNLVERGLNYGWPERSYGDNYNGVPIPDHEPDDGYAQPASYWDPATSPASLLIYSGDLFAAWNGDALVPGLSGQELNWIDLDGDRAVTRTQYDFGARLREVVQGPDGALYILEDDRGDSDGTLLKLTPKN; via the coding sequence ATGCGTACCAGCATCCTCGCCATCGCCGCCGCCAGCCTGGCCGCCTGTTCGGCCAACGGCACGACCGACAACAGCATGGCCGACAGCGACCCCGTCGCCGGCGATGACGCGCCGACGCAAGCGGCCCGCCAAGTGCCGGTCAGCGAGGGCAGCAAGGTCGCGCTGGCCGATGCGCCATTCACCGTCGAGGAGATGGGTAATTTCGATGAACCATGGGGCGCCGAGTTCATGCCCGGCACCGACCTCCTGTTCATCACCAGCAAGCGGGGACCGGTATCCTTCATCAACGTGGCGACCGGCGAACGCGGGTCGATCACCGACGGGCTGCCTGAGGTCGACTATGGCGGCCAGGGCGGCATGGGCGACATCGCCTTCGGTCCCGGCTGGGAAGAGCCGATGGGGCAGGGCGGCGACCTATACCTGAGCTGGGTCGAAGCGGGTCCGGGCAACAGCCGCGGCGCCGTCGTCGGCAAGGGCAAGCTGTTGTGCCAGAGCACCGACAGTTGCAGGCTGACGGGCCTCGAAGTGCTGTGGCGCCAGGATAAGACCGAAGGGCGCGGCCACTATTCGCATCGCATCCATTTCTCGCCCGACGGCCAATATCTGTTCGTCACCAGCGGCGACCGGCAGGAACAGGATCCTGCGCAGGACACGTCGAACAATCTCGGCGCGGTCCTGCGTCTTAACCTCGACGGCAGCGCCGCCGAGGGCAATCCGATGTATGATGCCGGCGGCAGCACTGCGGAAATCTGGTCCTACGGCCATCGCAACCTGCTCGGCCTCGACTTCGCGCCTGATGGCCGCCTGTGGGAAATCGAAATGGGCCCGGCGCATGGCGACGAGCTCAACCTCGTCGAGCGCGGGCTGAATTACGGGTGGCCCGAGCGCAGCTATGGCGACAATTATAACGGCGTGCCGATCCCCGATCACGAGCCGGATGACGGTTATGCGCAGCCGGCTTCCTATTGGGATCCGGCGACCAGCCCGGCGAGCCTGCTCATCTACTCGGGCGACCTGTTCGCAGCATGGAATGGCGATGCGCTGGTGCCTGGCCTGTCGGGACAGGAATTGAACTGGATCGATCTCGACGGCGACCGCGCAGTGACGCGCACGCAATATGATTTCGGCGCGCGGCTGCGCGAAGTCGTGCAGGGACCCGATGGCGCACTTTACATTCTCGAGGATGATCGCGGCGACAGCGATGGTACGTTGCTCAAGCTGACGCCCAAGAATTAA
- a CDS encoding peroxiredoxin — MTLSIGSTAPDFTANTTQGEISFHDWIGDNYAILFSHPKAFTPVCTTELGYMAGLGGEFAKRDTKILALSVDSVEDNANWSPDIEEVSGNKVDYPIIGDSDLNVAKLYNMLPADESGSAEGRTAANNATVRTVYIIGPDKKIRAMLLYPMSSGRNFDEVLRLLDSIRLTESKGVVTPVNWQEGDDVIIPPTVSDEDAKAKYPSGWKTVKPYLRKIPQPV; from the coding sequence ATGACGCTTTCGATCGGCAGCACTGCCCCCGATTTCACCGCAAATACGACGCAGGGCGAAATCAGCTTCCACGACTGGATCGGCGACAATTACGCCATCCTCTTCTCGCACCCCAAGGCATTCACGCCGGTCTGCACCACCGAACTCGGCTACATGGCCGGTCTCGGCGGCGAATTTGCCAAGCGTGATACCAAGATCCTCGCGCTGTCGGTCGACAGTGTTGAAGACAATGCCAATTGGTCGCCTGACATCGAAGAAGTGTCGGGCAACAAGGTCGACTATCCGATCATCGGCGACAGCGACCTCAACGTTGCCAAGCTCTACAACATGCTCCCGGCCGACGAGAGCGGCAGCGCCGAAGGCCGCACCGCCGCCAACAATGCGACCGTGCGCACCGTCTACATTATCGGTCCGGACAAGAAGATCCGCGCCATGCTGCTCTACCCGATGAGCTCGGGCCGCAACTTCGACGAGGTGCTGCGCCTCCTCGACTCGATCCGCCTCACCGAGAGCAAGGGCGTGGTGACGCCGGTCAACTGGCAGGAAGGCGACGATGTCATCATCCCGCCGACCGTCTCGGACGAGGATGCGAAAGCGAAATATCCGAGCGGCTGGAAGACCGTGAAACCCTATCTCCGCAAGATCCCGCAGCCGGTCTAA
- a CDS encoding cysteine synthase A → MTIRDNVLDAIGNTPLIKLQRASEETGCTILGKAEWMNPGQSVKDRAAKFLVMDAMEKGRIAKGGTIVDGTAGNTGIGLTMVGNALGMETVIVIPETQTKEKKDTLRMLGAQLVEVPAVPYRNPNNYVKIAGRIAESLAKTKPGGAMFADQFDNQANRRAHIETTGPEVWEQTGGKVDGFICAVGTGGTLAGMAQALRERKSDIQIGIVDPPGAALYSYFTTGELAAEGSSITEGIGQGRITGNLEGLEVDHAFRVEDQESLDINFGLLEEEGLNLGLSSGINVAGAIRLAKEMGPGHTIVTILCDPGTRYQSRLFNPEFLREKGFRVPDFLTRKVDIDVPYEPFEE, encoded by the coding sequence ATGACCATCCGCGATAATGTCCTCGACGCCATCGGCAACACGCCGCTCATCAAGCTCCAGCGCGCTTCGGAAGAAACGGGCTGTACGATCCTCGGCAAGGCCGAATGGATGAATCCCGGCCAGTCGGTGAAGGACCGCGCGGCCAAATTCCTCGTGATGGACGCCATGGAAAAGGGCCGCATCGCCAAGGGCGGCACGATCGTCGATGGGACGGCAGGCAATACCGGCATCGGTCTCACCATGGTCGGCAATGCGCTCGGCATGGAGACGGTCATCGTCATTCCCGAGACGCAGACCAAGGAAAAGAAGGACACACTCCGCATGCTCGGCGCGCAACTCGTCGAAGTGCCGGCAGTGCCCTATCGCAATCCCAACAATTACGTGAAGATTGCCGGCCGCATCGCCGAAAGCCTTGCCAAGACGAAGCCCGGCGGCGCGATGTTTGCGGACCAGTTCGACAATCAGGCCAACCGCCGCGCCCATATTGAGACGACCGGCCCCGAAGTCTGGGAGCAGACGGGTGGCAAGGTCGACGGCTTCATCTGCGCGGTCGGTACCGGCGGGACGCTGGCCGGCATGGCGCAGGCATTGCGCGAACGCAAAAGCGATATCCAGATCGGTATCGTCGATCCGCCCGGCGCCGCGCTCTACAGCTATTTCACTACCGGCGAACTGGCCGCCGAAGGCAGCTCGATCACCGAAGGGATCGGACAGGGCCGCATCACCGGCAATCTCGAGGGCCTTGAGGTCGATCACGCCTTCCGTGTCGAGGACCAGGAAAGCCTCGACATCAATTTCGGCCTGCTCGAGGAAGAAGGGCTCAATCTCGGCCTGTCCTCGGGCATCAATGTCGCCGGCGCGATCCGGCTCGCCAAGGAAATGGGCCCTGGTCACACCATTGTGACGATCCTCTGCGATCCCGGCACCCGCTACCAATCGCGCCTCTTCAACCCCGAATTCCTGCGCGAAAAGGGCTTTCGCGTGCCCGATTTCCTGACGCGCAAGGTCGATATCGACGTGCCCTACGAACCTTTCGAGGAATAG
- the trmB gene encoding tRNA (guanine(46)-N(7))-methyltransferase TrmB — protein sequence MTAYKKGDPTTINRLYGRSTGKRLRKTQQDLVDNLLPQLEVPEEGELTAERLFGEDRPMHFEIGFGGGEHLAYRADLLPDHGFIGCEPFVNGVAQALTHIRDGMLANIRLHMGDALHVLRRVPDGSLSFVYLLHPDPWPKARHSKRRMMNDGPIDLIASKLKPGGEFRVATDHPIYLSWSLMVMQREKHRANFEWLCDDASGFLEKPGGWIDTRYAAKARREGRRPYYLRYRRR from the coding sequence ATGACGGCGTACAAGAAAGGCGACCCTACTACTATCAACCGGCTTTATGGCCGGTCGACGGGCAAGAGGTTGCGCAAGACCCAACAGGACTTGGTCGACAATCTGCTTCCGCAGCTCGAAGTGCCCGAAGAGGGCGAGCTGACTGCAGAGCGCCTGTTCGGCGAAGATCGGCCGATGCATTTCGAAATCGGTTTCGGTGGCGGCGAACATCTCGCCTATCGGGCCGACTTGCTGCCCGATCATGGCTTCATCGGCTGCGAGCCCTTCGTCAACGGCGTCGCGCAGGCACTGACCCATATCCGCGACGGCATGCTCGCCAATATCCGGCTGCATATGGGCGATGCACTGCACGTGCTGCGCCGCGTGCCAGACGGCTCATTGAGCTTCGTCTACCTGCTGCACCCCGACCCCTGGCCCAAGGCGCGCCATTCCAAGCGGCGCATGATGAATGACGGACCGATTGACCTCATCGCGTCCAAGCTGAAGCCCGGCGGGGAGTTTCGCGTTGCGACCGACCATCCCATCTATCTCAGCTGGAGCCTGATGGTGATGCAGCGCGAGAAGCACCGCGCCAACTTCGAATGGCTCTGCGACGATGCCAGCGGCTTTCTCGAAAAGCCCGGCGGGTGGATCGACACGCGCTATGCCGCGAAGGCGCGCCGTGAGGGCCGGCGACCCTATTACCTGCGCTATCGCCGCCGCTAG
- a CDS encoding GGDEF domain-containing protein, which translates to MFFLFGSFLVALAIADRSLRAARWGALAFFIGGAGILLDALRDPGAEWPRHIALVVHFAAVGLLLQSFTARRDANLPKFSIAAGVVASLWFTPGFVLAPSAETRLVLVQFVALAMIIPVLSLVRQWRDGRAIGTMVFWALALAAMSYFARGVLFLSNPVVGEASDFFASTYNLIFHFTTAVIGFALGLVLLVALGSDAVRRENRESAIDPLTGLGNRRRFNWAISSDEAGKWHCGGVVAIDLDHFKHVNDRFGHGGGDRVLMAVADALKFVFRGQRICRIGGEEFIILLPKEHAGQMASLAARSLAAIESLRFDGPLSQCRISACVGYAIREPDMAIEEAIRRADQAVYAGKAGGRGQVRSADERDAQDDTAIEGKSA; encoded by the coding sequence ATGTTCTTCCTTTTCGGAAGTTTTCTCGTGGCGCTGGCAATTGCGGACCGCTCGCTTCGGGCGGCCCGTTGGGGTGCGCTCGCTTTCTTCATCGGCGGTGCAGGAATCCTGCTCGATGCGCTGCGCGATCCCGGCGCCGAATGGCCGCGCCATATTGCGTTGGTGGTCCATTTCGCAGCGGTAGGCCTGCTGCTCCAGTCATTCACGGCGCGCCGCGATGCTAACCTGCCCAAATTCAGTATTGCTGCCGGGGTCGTGGCCAGCCTCTGGTTCACGCCGGGATTCGTGCTGGCACCATCGGCCGAGACACGGCTCGTCCTGGTGCAGTTCGTGGCGCTGGCGATGATCATCCCGGTCCTGTCGCTGGTGCGGCAGTGGCGCGACGGGCGCGCGATCGGGACGATGGTTTTCTGGGCGCTTGCGCTAGCGGCCATGTCCTATTTCGCGCGTGGTGTCCTTTTCCTTTCCAATCCGGTCGTGGGCGAGGCGTCCGATTTCTTCGCGAGCACCTACAATCTCATCTTCCACTTCACGACGGCAGTAATCGGGTTCGCGCTGGGACTAGTCCTGCTGGTCGCGCTTGGCAGTGACGCGGTGCGACGCGAAAACCGCGAGAGCGCCATCGATCCGCTCACCGGCCTCGGGAATCGTCGCCGTTTCAACTGGGCGATCAGCTCGGACGAAGCGGGCAAGTGGCATTGCGGCGGCGTGGTCGCGATCGATCTCGACCATTTCAAGCATGTCAACGACCGCTTCGGGCATGGTGGCGGCGACCGCGTGCTGATGGCGGTCGCCGATGCGCTGAAGTTTGTCTTCCGTGGGCAGCGCATCTGTCGCATCGGCGGGGAGGAATTCATCATCCTGCTGCCTAAAGAGCATGCCGGACAAATGGCCTCGCTGGCAGCCCGTTCGCTGGCGGCGATCGAATCGCTACGGTTCGACGGACCCTTGTCGCAATGCCGGATCAGCGCCTGCGTAGGCTACGCGATACGCGAACCGGACATGGCGATCGAAGAGGCCATCCGGCGCGCCGACCAGGCCGTCTATGCCGGTAAAGCAGGCGGGCGTGGTCAGGTGCGCAGCGCGGACGAGCGCGACGCTCAGGACGATACGGCTATCGAAGGCAAATCCGCCTAG
- the metK gene encoding methionine adenosyltransferase, translating to MRDNYLFTSESVSEGHPDKVSDQISDAIVDLMLAKDPEARVACETMTTTQRVILSGEIRCAPMYDKNNPDWADNGGWAPGAKDEIEQAVRRTVREIGYEQDGFHWQSLEFENHLHGQSSEIAQGVDASGNKDEGAGDQGIMFGFACDETPDLMPATLDYSHKILERLAADRKSGAAPFLEPDAKSQLTLRYEGGRPVECTAVVVSTQHAKGYHTGDKEAELKAYVKKVVADILPDGWLSDDTAWHINPTGAFEIGGPDGDAGLTGRKIIVDTYGGAAPHGGGAFSGKDPTKVDRSAAYIARYLAKNIVAAGLAKRCTIQLSYAIGVSQPLSLYVDTAGTGTVPDDALEAAIFSIKGLGGLTPRGIRTHLGLNKPIYRKSAAYGHFGRTAEGDNFPWERTDLVEDLKAAVAG from the coding sequence ATGCGAGACAATTATCTCTTCACTTCGGAAAGCGTTTCCGAAGGCCATCCCGACAAGGTTTCGGACCAGATCAGCGACGCCATCGTCGACTTGATGCTGGCCAAGGATCCGGAGGCGCGTGTTGCCTGCGAGACCATGACGACGACCCAGCGCGTCATCCTGTCGGGCGAGATCCGTTGCGCTCCGATGTACGACAAGAACAATCCCGACTGGGCCGACAATGGCGGCTGGGCGCCGGGCGCCAAGGACGAGATCGAACAGGCGGTCCGCCGCACCGTTCGCGAGATCGGCTACGAACAGGACGGCTTCCATTGGCAGTCGCTCGAGTTCGAAAACCACCTGCACGGCCAGTCCTCGGAAATCGCACAGGGCGTGGATGCCAGCGGCAACAAGGATGAAGGCGCTGGCGACCAGGGCATCATGTTCGGATTCGCCTGCGACGAGACGCCAGATCTCATGCCGGCCACGTTGGACTATAGCCACAAGATCCTCGAGCGGCTCGCCGCCGATCGCAAGTCGGGCGCCGCGCCCTTCCTCGAGCCCGATGCCAAGAGCCAGCTGACGCTGCGTTACGAAGGCGGCCGCCCGGTCGAATGCACCGCGGTCGTGGTCTCGACCCAGCATGCCAAGGGCTATCATACAGGTGACAAGGAAGCCGAGCTCAAGGCCTACGTGAAAAAGGTCGTCGCCGACATCCTGCCCGATGGTTGGCTCAGCGACGATACGGCCTGGCACATCAACCCGACGGGCGCTTTCGAAATTGGCGGCCCCGACGGCGACGCCGGTCTTACCGGCCGCAAGATCATCGTCGACACCTATGGCGGCGCAGCCCCGCATGGCGGCGGCGCGTTCAGTGGCAAGGACCCGACCAAGGTCGACCGTTCGGCTGCCTATATAGCGCGCTACCTTGCCAAGAATATCGTTGCCGCCGGCCTCGCCAAGCGCTGCACGATCCAGCTGTCGTACGCCATCGGCGTGAGCCAGCCGCTTTCGCTCTATGTCGACACGGCCGGCACCGGCACCGTCCCCGACGATGCGCTCGAAGCCGCCATCTTTTCGATCAAGGGCTTGGGCGGCCTCACCCCGCGCGGTATCCGTACCCATCTCGGTCTCAACAAGCCCATCTATCGCAAGAGCGCAGCCTACGGCCATTTCGGTCGCACTGCCGAAGGCGACAACTTCCCGTGGGAACGCACAGACCTGGTCGAAGATTTGAAGGCCGCAGTCGCGGGCTAG
- the lnt gene encoding apolipoprotein N-acyltransferase → MAALSERLGSHRAALWLALMAGFVSATGFAPWSLWPFMLLAMAALTALVANAPSLKRALLLGWMFGLGQFVLGLNWIATAFTFQAKMPAWLGWIAVVLLSIYLAVYPALAAATGWKLGRKKPIALVLLLAGAWGIAEFLRAFIFTGFAWNPVAVSMVDLPLANLSRLVGTYGISAATVALGGAIWLLFKRTYFPAGLIAALLIGMSIGARPPATVPSDTQVRIVQPNIGQADKWKPGFDSEAAARLYNLSIQPRDERPLLILWPEAAVVDPMQDERLRGEGAARFERLRAVRALRPGDTLLSGGLAVQSPDGVRIGGATNSIFALDLDGEIQGRYDKAHLVPYGEYLPMRGILEPIGLSRLAPGAFDFSAGPGPQTLAIPGLDPIGMQICYEIIFSGQVVDRDNRPAFIFNPSNDAWFGAWGPPQHLAQARLRAIEEGLPVMRSTPTGISALIAPNGEIIASIPMGEADIIDAPLPIAGGPTPFANLGNLLAMAFCLLLGLLGIALARRAR, encoded by the coding sequence ATGGCGGCCCTGAGCGAGCGCCTTGGCAGCCACCGTGCCGCGCTTTGGCTGGCGCTGATGGCTGGTTTCGTCTCCGCGACTGGCTTCGCGCCATGGTCGCTCTGGCCCTTCATGCTGCTCGCCATGGCCGCGCTCACCGCTTTGGTCGCCAACGCTCCAAGCCTGAAGCGAGCGCTGCTGCTCGGCTGGATGTTCGGGCTTGGCCAGTTCGTACTCGGGCTCAACTGGATCGCGACAGCCTTCACCTTTCAGGCCAAGATGCCGGCCTGGCTTGGCTGGATCGCGGTCGTGCTGCTGTCCATCTACCTTGCCGTCTATCCCGCCCTAGCCGCCGCCACGGGCTGGAAACTGGGGCGCAAGAAACCGATCGCCTTGGTCCTGCTGCTCGCAGGCGCATGGGGCATCGCCGAATTCCTCCGCGCCTTCATTTTCACTGGTTTCGCTTGGAATCCGGTTGCGGTCAGCATGGTCGACCTGCCGCTCGCCAACCTGTCGCGGCTTGTCGGCACTTACGGCATTTCCGCAGCCACGGTCGCGTTAGGCGGGGCCATCTGGCTCCTCTTCAAGCGCACCTATTTTCCCGCGGGGCTGATCGCCGCCTTGCTCATCGGCATGAGCATCGGGGCGCGCCCGCCAGCGACCGTTCCCTCCGACACGCAAGTGCGCATCGTCCAGCCCAATATCGGGCAGGCCGACAAGTGGAAGCCCGGCTTCGATAGCGAGGCGGCTGCCCGCCTCTACAACCTCTCGATTCAGCCGCGTGACGAGCGCCCCCTGCTGATCCTCTGGCCCGAGGCGGCCGTGGTCGATCCGATGCAGGATGAACGCCTGCGCGGTGAAGGCGCGGCGCGTTTCGAACGGCTACGCGCGGTGCGGGCGCTACGCCCCGGCGACACGCTGCTGAGCGGCGGGCTTGCGGTTCAGTCGCCCGACGGTGTGCGTATCGGCGGCGCGACCAACAGCATCTTTGCGCTCGATCTCGATGGCGAGATCCAGGGGCGCTACGACAAGGCGCATCTCGTGCCCTATGGCGAATATCTGCCGATGCGTGGCATTCTCGAGCCGATCGGCCTGTCCCGCCTCGCGCCCGGCGCCTTCGACTTCAGCGCCGGTCCTGGCCCGCAGACGCTTGCCATCCCCGGCCTCGACCCGATCGGCATGCAGATCTGCTACGAGATCATCTTCTCGGGACAGGTGGTCGACCGCGACAACCGACCCGCCTTCATTTTCAATCCCTCGAACGATGCCTGGTTCGGCGCATGGGGCCCGCCCCAGCATCTCGCGCAGGCCCGGCTCCGCGCCATCGAGGAAGGCCTCCCCGTCATGCGCTCGACGCCAACCGGCATCAGCGCGCTCATCGCCCCCAATGGCGAGATAATCGCGAGCATTCCGATGGGCGAAGCAGACATTATCGATGCCCCGCTGCCGATCGCTGGCGGCCCGACGCCCTTTGCCAATTTGGGCAATTTGCTGGCGATGGCTTTCTGCCTCCTCCTCGGCCTGCTCGGCATTGCCCTTGCCCGCCGCGCTCGTTAG